tTATTTATAGAAGCGCATTTTGCCGCATCATGAAGAGGCCTTGCTTATGGCATGAGCAACACTACATGGGTACTCGTGCTGTAGAGGACTGATGTTCATTGGCAAAGCCAACCTAAAATGTTATTAAAATAGGGATatcacaaaaataaaataagcagAAGGAACTTTACATCAAACGTCCACAGCGTGCACCAAACACAAATTACTATATTCGTCTGCGCTATTTCTTCATAAAACTGTACAGCCACTGTATAGCAAGACGCTGAAATAGATCTGTGCGACAACAAAACTATGAACATTCCTGATGAGAACAACTTGTCCATCAGTTTGGACAAAGGATATAAAATTATCAACAATGTTCTCTTTTAACAAGGAACAGTCAAACAAGATTACTGGAAAGGCGGGTTAAGCCTCATTATGTACAAAGAATGTTCATAGCATATTTTTTACATCTTCATCAAGAAACCACAGCTTTGTAGTATATTTCGAGTGAAGGCTCTGCCATTGTTTCCTCCTTGTGCTAGGGAAAGTAACATCTATATAACAAAGCAGATTGTGTGAAGTTACTAaattatgaaaaaataaataagttgaaAATATAAAATTATTATCTATCTAGCACAATGGATAGAGTCAAGGATTCACACTccacaagaaaaaaaagcatcTGGTTCTTGTTCACAAATGGATCATACATATGGGAGCATAAAGCAAATAACTTACAATTTTTTTTAAGTGGAAAAAATAATCTTTGCTCCTAAATTCCATATAAAATATTGAGTTTATGCTGTTTACAGACACTAACTATGTACATTTGAAATTTATGcaatccttaaaaaaaaaaataataataataataataataataaaaatcacacTGAATTGATAAATTTTCAAGACATTCAGCATTAATGGCCTCAGCTACTGATCTGTAATACTTGTACTCCCAGTGTAAGTTTTCAACATAGTTAACAAGACATAGAGGGTGGCAACACACTGCAATGTTGCTCACACTCCAAGTCCACTAGGCAAATTTATCTCTTACAATGATTATGCAAACATGTTTTTTAAACCACTTGTTCATTTAAGTATTACAGAAAGCAAAAAAATTCTCAAAATTTTCTGTATATAgtatttctttcttctatataAATTTTAGAAGCACAAATGTCGTGTCATATGCATTGTAACTATTTGGTTGTATTATAGttcacatctttatttttttagtaaGCAGCAGCATTTAAAAATAATCTAAGTAATTCCCAGGTAAAATATGAACAAAAGACCCTTAAGAAAATAACATTACTTTCTGGACCGCCGGACTGCCTTCTTCATCACCCGGCCACTGGGAGGAGTAGGGGCGAATGGGTTCTCATTGTTTCTGAAACAGTAAAGCAACATgagaaacaaaaaatatgaaaagctaCACATCTACACCTACAAAGCATATCTGGGttcatggatatatatatatatatatatatatatatatatatatatatatatatatatatatatatatatatatatatatatatatatatatatatatatatcgcctaaatctgaacaacgtataacaactgttttgcaaagataagcacacgacgtgagctaaatcatttcaagcttcagtactgaagacaacacatgacattcacagtcgcattttttaaaacaaatgaatgcaTAATTGTAATTCAGATACTGctacgttattttaccgtgttttacatcacaacgtattatagattatcattaaaagggaacattataacataaacaataaatacacatcacttccgttaccttcaaatgctcccgtatgAAACactttgagagcggcgacatcacttcatatcacGACTGTACAACTAATCCTTGTCCCTCCGATGGCATCACTGTCTGTTCATCAGACGTCTTTCTAAGCCTTACCTCTGGTCCCTAACTCTAACCAGAAATTTTCAGGATCTATACAGCACTTATATGGAAAGTGCCACTTTTGTAACAATGAACCCTTCAGCCTAATCGCTACAACTGAATCTTCAACTATGATATCACAGTCACACTGTAAGGTTGCCCTAATACCTGCAAATTACCAAAGATTCTGGTCCCTGTCAGAATTAAGCAAACCTCATCTACAATTTCCATTTCATTTACACATTTAGCTACATCTTCCATTCCAGCTCTACACATTCAGGGCAAAAAACTTCTAGCATAATGCATTGATTGCAAGAAAGGCAGAAAAGGTTACTAACCCAAATGCAGCTCCTGGAGCCTGAACTTCAGAATTTCTTGTACCAAACTGAAAGACTCCTGGAGAACTGTTGTTTGCTTGACTCTGAAAagtgaataaaataagaaatattaAATATATACTTTTTACTAATGTCAAAATTCTTTTAGGCAATGACCTAAGCATTTTGACATAAGGAGATTCACCACAACAATCACTACTGGTAAATGCTCTTAACCCAATGAGCTAAAAACTTCCAAGACATGTCATGATGTCAAGTGTCCTAACAGTTTTCAAACTGGAAGCAAACTAAATCACAATTATGGTTTCCTGcaacagacagagaaaaacaaacaaaaaataataaataatcatCTCATGCAATATATTGGGGAGACACAAAGTATTTAAAGCTGCAAGATTGGAGAACACCGACTTTTTACCTGACACCAACAGCCTATCCCCTCCATAATAACAAGAGGAATGACAGGACCAACAATAAATGATGTGCACCTGATTTAGTGGTGACTTCATTGAGGATAAAGAGTGTGCTAAAAAATTATTACCTGTCCAAACTGGAAAAGTCCGGGATTTGGTGGTGGTTGCACTGCAGCAAAGTTGAAGCTTGGGCCTGTACTGCTTGCAGCTTGCCCAAAGTCAAATCCTGTGCTGGATTTCTTCTCTGATGGCTGCCCAAAGGCAAAACCAGAGTTGGAATTGACACTGCTGCCAAACGCTGGTGTGGGACCTCCAAAGGCTGAGGGAGCCGTGGCAGCGCGGGCTGGAGGGTTGCTGTTGCCAAACTGGAAGGCTGGTGTTGTGTTGGAGGAAGGGGCAGGGGCTCCAAATGCTGGGGTGCTTGAGGGAGGGGAGCCAAATCCTGAGCCACTACCCAACTTGTTCTCCTTGCTTCCAAACGTGAAAAGGGAAGGTGGAGCACTGACCCCGTTGTTGATGGTAGGAGCAAAGGTaggcgaggagaaggagagttTCTTGGCAGGTTCACTGGTGTCAGATGAGTCTACTTTGGAGCTAAAGGAAAATGCAGGTGCtggtttattttcctccttgttggCCTGAGGCTGGGGTGAAGAAAATGACAAAGCAAATGTGTTAGGGGTGGATGCTTTATCCCCAAATGCAAACACACTGCCTGAGGATGTAGTATTTGCTCCAGTAGTAGCACCAAAAGGAACAGTTAATGCtgcagtagaagtagcagtagcagtaagtGTCGTAGCAGCAGCAGGAAGGGGGTCTCTCTTAGCCAAGACTTCAAAAGGCGATGCTAGTGTTGCattacttttctcttcccccttgtTGGATGTAGTGACACTGTTAAAGGTAAATGCTGGTTTACTTGTGTTTGCTTCTACACCCCCATCCTTTCCATCAAAAAGAGCCTCATTTCTTTTGAAGCCCTTGGTGTCTTCTGACATACCAGTTTTAGCCTCTCCACTGGAGGATGGATTTGCCTTCTGCTCTTCTTTGGCTTTTTCTTGGCTTCCAGAGTCAAAACTGAAGGCAACATGTGTCTTGGTACCTGTACCAAACTGAAAAGCTGGTGTGGTTGATGTCACACTTTCCACACTATCTGCAGACTTGCCACCAAATAACAATGGCTTTTTAGTTTCCTCAATTTCAGCTTTTGTATCCACCTTTTGAATGCCAAAACTGAAACCTACACTTGAACTGGCAACTTTGTCCTTTGGTTGGTCACTTTCAGCACTAGAGCCAAAAGAGTGTACAGTCAAGGCATTAGATTTCTCTCCAGGCACTCCAAATTTGAATCCAGTgactcccttaccctcctcttgAGTAGTTTTGGCACCAACTCCAAAATTAAACCCACTGGAGACAGCTTTCTCCTTAAATGTAAAAGCTAGTGAAGGTGAGTCACTGGTTGTAGTATTTACACCAAATTTGAAATTCCCAGTAATGGCTTCAGAAATATTAGCAGCACCTGGTTTGGGGGTCTCACATGATATGCACTTGGTGGCATCACTTTTGTTTCGAACTAAGCAGGTGTCGCATTCCCACTCTCCTTTCTGTTTTGCAAATACTGACCCAAAACCTAAAGTGTTTGTCTTTTCCTTAGTGTCAACAGTTGTCTCTGGTACAGATTTTGTATCTGACTTAGCTCCAGGCCTTGGAGTCTCACATGCAACACACTTTGATACAGAGTCCTTGTTACGCACCATACACATATCACAATCCCACTCACTGGCTGATTTTCTAAAAGTATCCCCCCAAGCTGCCCCATTTCCTGCCCATGACCCACTTGACTTAGTAGCTCCCTCAGCATCCTTTGTGGGGACTGATGCAACCTGTCCAGGTCTCTGAGTCTCACACGCAACACACTTAACAGACGTATTCTGATTCCttaacatacacacactgcactcCCATTCATCACTAGACTTTTTGAACATTGAGCCAAAGCCTTGCACACCTTGCAAAGTGTCTGGTTTCTTAACTATACTGTTGACTGGTTGTTCCAACAAAGACTTAGTACTGTCAGAATTTGTCATAGAAAATGGCTTACTTGAAACAACtgtcttttcatcattatttggTGACGAGGCTAATGATTTTTCAGAAAGCTTTTCTTTTGGCTTCAGAATATCCAAGATGCTACCTTCCTTGAGTTTTTCAGTAGACGTCACATCTTTCTTGGGGTTTGTCTTTAGCTTGGGGACCAACAAAGATGAGCTGCTACTATTAAACATCAGGGAAGGCTGAGAGGTGGGCATGGCTACCTTAGGGCTGGGTGTGATACCCTGACCAATAAGAGTTGGGTTCCTGaatgtaaagttgggggcattaTCCAAGGTCTCACTGGCTGACTGTACATCCACTATCTCAGGAATGGAGAACTTAAATCCTTCTGGTGAGGAGGAATATAAACTGGATTGCAAGCCTTGTCCTCCTGGGGATGCCATGAAGCTGATTTTTGGCAGTGATGAAAGTGGCAGGGGGACAGGGGTCAAGTTGGGCTCCTCCAGTACTTCATCTCCTTGCTTACTTGAACTTCTTCCACTGTCTACCAGTTTTGACTTCATCTTGCCAACTCGCTTTGTTGACTGTGAAACATCactgaaagaaagcaaagaaattaTGAGTTGGTATTACTAActtctttcttaacttttttcttaCAATCCCCTTTGACTTACACACTGATTTCTCTTTTTATGATTTTGACACAAGCTAAATCTACAAAAACTGGATATTTTATAGCTAACAATGCAGCTGAACATTTTTAAACAAAGGTACCTTACGAAACACTGCATTCTGAAGTGTTTTAGGGAACTAGGTCTATGCAAATAAAAGCTGTGTGCTGCACTTTTGAATGAGTCTCCACTCACCCTGCAAGTGCTGTGCTGATGGGCTTGGGTGTGAATTCAAAGGTCATAGAGGCACTGTTGCTGCTGGACACACCAAACTTGAACACATCCTGTGGTGGGGCCGTTGATGTGACTGACACTGCAGGTTGCAAGGATGGCAAAAATTTTGCTGAAGTTTCTGCTGCGGCTTTAGAAAATAGAGAGGCCACAGAATTTTCAGAGgagctcttctcttctttttgttctgtcTTTCTGGTTTCTGAAGCTGTTTGAGAAGACTCCTCCCTCTTTGTTCCTGTCCCTGAACTCTTTTTATTGCGGGTAGAATCAGGTAGCTGTGGGGTGCTGGGGCGTAAGTTTGATGAAAGGTTGTCTTGAACTGTAACCTGAAAGAAAAATACTTCCTTGATGACAAAAATTAAGAATACTAACTGCACCACCACTGATTACAGTTCTTCTCGGGACACATCATCACATTCACCTATCATTTAGGTAGCCATTTTGTACATTCTTTGACTACAGCAAATGCAACAATGTGAGCCAGCATCTAGCAACAGCTAGTGAAGCCCCTCAAGTGCCTAAAtgaaaaaggaagcaaagaaaccTTGAGAAAACAGTGAGGTTAGTGCTTTCTGATCAGGGAAACAAAACTGTTCCCATACACATTACAAACTGCTAGTAAAAGATAATTTTGCACATCATATATGACAactaaaaaataattaataaaaaaccAATAATAATGTTCTGGTTATTTGGTATATTTTACTCACAAAATGCTTCAGCAGCTTTAAGTCTGCTGTTATGGGCAAGGGGAGAGCACAAGAGCCTCTATCTTGTGGTGGAATAACTGTACTGCACTCATGTAAGCAGTGTTGCATTACTTCATTAGTGGTAATGTTGGATCATGTATGATACATACTGTTTGAAATTTTCATAAATTACACACGTAAAACATGAGCAGCCTGTACATAACTTAACCATTTCAGTGCTATGAGCGTCTGTGGACACTTCCCAGGTTCTCTGCTATGAGCGTCTGGGGATGTTTTTATTAATCTATACTTTCTATCATGTCCTTTCCTCCTAATTCATCATCAGTGTTTTCCTAATCTTTCTCAAGGTGCTTGATATGGGTTCCATGATGGCTCAGTAAGGACTAAGGGCATTTCTTAAATCCACAAGGGTCAGATAAATCATCAAAGAACACATTAAATATCAACTCATGAAACTTGAGCTGCACATTCAAAATTAGTGGCGTGCAGTGGCAAACTGGATTTGATCAAATCAACAATGGCCATCATTTAAGGGTTAACATAGTTACTTGTCTACAATTTTCACATTACCTTGGAGGGTGTCAAAAGTTTactggagggaggggcagaaggccTGAGAGGTGGTCGATGCCTGTGGAACGCAGCAGTATAGGAAGAGTCCAGGAAGCTGCCCCTCTGGcctggtgtgggtgtgggaatACGCTTAGCATCTGATATTGGTGTTGACATTGACTCTAAACTTTCCAGGATGCGGCGTGCTGCTTGGCTAAGTCCACCGTCATCGGAGGTCTGAGGTGCAGCTTTGGGTTTGACTTGGGCACGTGAAATCTGAAAGTGTGATTAAAAAGAAATAATGCAGACTTTGCATGATACAGATGAAGTCTTGTATGGATTTGCTTAGAAATACCAAGATCATAACTTTAGAAATTTTATCCATTACAAATAACATTTAGAATTCTCTAATCTTTCAAACTGAATTTGACTTTCTTATTGTTTCAGTAAAATTCTAACACACTCTTCTCCAAAACTTCAAAAATTTGTAAAACCTGTGTGCACAATCAGTTTCCTTACAGTAGCATTTCTATAATTTTGAATACATTCTGAAACAAAGTTTAGGCCAATTTTGGATACAACTGAAAACTCTCCAAATTTAACACAATCCCCAAGGAGCCAATAATAAAAGGGCAGAGCAAAAATTAACTACCTGGTGGGAACCCCGCACTGGTAGTCTTCTGCTTCTGTAGGCTGAGGCTCCGCCGTACATAGTTCTCCCAGGATAGAAGGGTGACGCTTTGAAAGCTGAATCACTTAGCACTGACTTTTCACTctgaaaaagtaaaaacaaaaacatcacctAAATTTTTCACAGatcaagagaataaaaaaaagactcaagaaagaaaatattaggcATTGTGGTAAGGCTTGCCCAGAGATTTGGGTCCATTAACAAGGCTTATTTagggaaataatgtaaaatatctTGCAACACCCCCCTCTCCCATCACAAGAAATAAGGTTGGTAGGAACTGTGAGTGGTTGGTAATGTTCACCAATATATATATGATTCAAAACAATGTGCCATAGTTAGTCAACTGCTttacttcctctcattttcctggTTTCTTTATGGTTGAAACACAATATACTCGTACCTCCCCTATACACTAATGAAAACCCAAAGGTCTTTCTGGACAAGAATTATGAACAAGGCACTGACGAGTTTTAATTTTTCAGAAAGTAGTTCACAGTACTGAAAACTAAGTGAAAGAAAAAGTACTATGTGAAATCTATTATGAAAACCCCAAACTATTATAACACTGACCAGAACTGGCGAGCCATATATAGAAACATTGAACCGAGGCCTCTTGCTTGCCAGTGCTGATGGCTGAGGCTGCCCACGAGAAACATCACCAGCTTCACTGAACAGGGACTTGCTGCTCACACTTCCCTCAGCACGTATACTTGAGTGATCTGTAAAGAAGTTTCATTAATTTCATTTTCCAAATTAGACATTTCACCTTATGTAATAAGTCCAGCCTTTCCTCTGTATCAGCACACTACAGGTATGAAATATTTCAGTACAGTACATTATGAACAAACCTGGCTCCATATCTCTGGGTCTTTTCCTAGTCTCCTccagtgaggggagggaggtggcagGCTGTGCCATGGGTGAAGAGGGCACAGGTTTGGTCAATGACTCCCGTAGAGTCTGGAGGGATTCCTCATCCAGCTGCAATATCTCGCGCTGGTAGTCCCTCTCATCTGGCCGAGGTATGACGGAGGCATCCACACCAGTGTCTGCCGAGGACTCACTTacctcactaccatcatcacctggaagaaacatggaaagatCCATTGTAAGCACATATATTATAAATAATTCTCTTTCCAAATGCCAATTTTTCTTCATGACTGGCAGTTTTTGAAGGGTCTACATACAGGCTGGTGTGGAAGCTGTGAGGAGTGGCAAGGGGCGGGGCTCCATCTGGCCCTTGGAGCGGGAGGTAAACATTGTGGCAGGAGTGGAGGATACTATGGGCAGCCTCCTCCCAGTCAAGGAAGAGCTGGAAGGCTCCACGTTTAGCTGTGATGATCTTGAAGACGCTGCAATGCCCCCTGTAGGTGTTGTTGACATGCTTATCCTCACTCCACTACTTGTACTGGCGCCCTCATTGACGCCCAGTGTAGGCTGACTGTTACTGTCGGTTTCACCTGAAAATAACACCAAAGCATCAAACCACTGCTTCTGTCCACATCTTGACAATAAGTATGTGCCACCGTGGTGTATTGGTTATTATGCCTAACTACAAATCTGCAAGCTTAGTTTGGATCCTAACCTGGGCAGCTGGCAAGCAGCCCACCCAACtggtcatcctcccttttgggttgGTCAATAAGGGTGTAGTCACAAGTCACTGAAAGCCATATTCGAACAGTTTTTGTGGCTTGGCCCgaggaaacccccattgtttacagatctagcgatgacctgcgcatggcaaTCTGTCTCACTCTTAGTCTGTacattatctatttatggaatatatatatatatatagatatatatatatatatatatatatatatatatatatatatatatatatatatatatatatatattcataaaatgACTGCATGGTgtcatgaatggcttgggattagagggtaAGACAACGACttagtaaaccttccatatcacttggcaacgtggctcatgtgACGTTGCCGCCTGAcagaccttggcaacaggcgccaggccacACCATTCAGCGTTCCAATACAATGGACAACTCAAGTAGATGTCACTCTCGTGCCCAGCACagccatgcaaaagagagagagagagagaggtagtgaccctctctgaggagagtaatggagtgatgtggcaccagcgcggtcttgtggggaatccctgagtcgcgcccaagggctcaagttaaaatcgatagactataacaaaatatccaccacaggctcaaggaccaatgaaACAGAGATGAGCAGTGAGGCCACAGGCAGCTTAGCATATGTCCCAAACTTACTTAAATGCCCAAAAATGTAGTGTGAAAACCATATTTCAAAATTTTCCCTTCAAATGACGTGTTatcaaaaaatgaaaaggaattaTATTTTACACCAGAAATTCAAAATAGACAAGATAAGATTATGAGCTTAACACTAATTTCTCGTACAAAATTCAAATATTACATGGAAACAATCCTTGAGGGAGAGGGTTTGCTCAGTTTCTGCTACTCCTGATCAAATGCATAAGTAGAAGAGGATAAGTTGCTTCCTATCcatagtgaaaaaaaatgaaaggaatgtaGAGCTTATGCAATGAGAACTGTAGACCAAATAGAAAAttataaatgaggaaaataaatatgtaatatcTGAACAATACTGAAGAGATAATGAGTTAGTAAAGTAGATATTGATAAATATCTAATTACCTTATTGGCATACCAGAAAGTGATGGTGGATTGAATGCTGTGCTAGCTGAAAGAGCAAGGCGAGCTACAAAGAAGTGATGCCAAACTAAACAGAATGGGTGTGTGCAAAGTtggagagaaacaagaaaatcCCAGTTTTGGACGGTAATGGCAGAATTCTTATAAGGACTGTGGAGAAGTAAAGATTTATTTTACTAACATATGAAGGTATTTATGAAGACAACTAACCAAGGAAGTGATGCCATGGACATATATACGTGGACAATGAACAAACAGCATTATAGGTGTGAGATTTAGTAGAAATGCTGAAAAGGATAAATCTGTGTACTTTTGAGACCCACCTATAATAAATAATGATCATATAATCTGAAAATAGAATGTCTCCTGATCATATATACATAAGATATGTGTTCGTCACAAATAAGTCACTCAATCTTAAATCAAATTTAAGTCACTCAATCTTGTTCCACTCTCAACATAAACACTTGGGGCAGCAACAAGCAGTAACTGCACTCCCAACCTGCATCACAGCTGAAGCTATTAATACTTTGCTTGGCGAACGGGATGTGTGCGGATGTCAAGGGCACCTGGCCAGAGGTACATAACTTAGGAATATTGTAAGATTGTGAAGGAACATGTTTCTCACAAgactgaataaatgaaaaattgaTACAATGTATTTAAATCAAAATGAAAGttcatacaaataaataaaaatggggAAAGCAATAGTTTCCTCCTACTGTGTTTTTTTCCCAAAAAACAACTCAGGAAAGGAAAGGTACATATTCTTATGAATATATCATTATGATAGGACAGAATGACTATGAAACTAAACCTGCGCATTACTAAAGTaccaaaacaaaagcaaacaaaaaatctTTCGttaaaatagcttaatctttacACATCGGACATGTTTATCCTGACTGACTTGCATCTGTGGCACGCTAGATACTTTGTTATTCCTAAACACATAGAAGTCATGCACCAAGAAGACATCAAGGAAGCAATACACATAGACATAAGGAGGCCATGGGTGATTTTCTTACCTTCCTCAGGGTAGAAAGGCCTGAATGACCTCCGAGCAGTGACTGGATGTGCAAAGATAAAGGACTCCCCTGGTGGAGCGAGCGTCGATGCCTGTGATGGGCCAGGCTGGGGTTctgcactctcctcctcctctccccccatccAGCCTGAGAGCCATGATGTTGAGAACAGTCCAGTGACCGAGTCTGTCACTCGACGGATGATGCCCTGCAACATGGGAACATAACAATGAATGGCCAACCaggaaatatttaaatttgtagacTCAAGGTTAAGCAATGAAGGGATGTGGTTATGCGAACTAAGTTATGACATAGAGCACTTACTTTTACAACCCACAAGAACTGGAAGGTTATACCAATGTGCATCAGGAGAATCAATGGAGTACCCTTGTCATGATCAGTGACCCATAACAGTTTACAAAGTCAAAAGAATTGTATGATAAAATAAAGTCAATCATGAATGGCAGTCTGGCAAACATTTTCTGAAAATGCAAATTTGATCATATGGAAAGCATCATATTCTAAGTTATTCATACAAACGTTGCTTTCATCTTGAAGATCCACATCAAACAATTCAGTAAAATGCTGCAATCTCTGCTAAGGGTTTTGCCACAAACCTGATGATGGACACCACTAAGAAGCATCAATTCCTAATGAAATTGTATTGTTAAGAATGTATCGCTTGCCATGATGGCCAGTTTTTGTCAGATTTCAACAGATATAGGAGAGACCATTGCTATGGAAACCAAGTAACTGGGAGGACTCATGGTCTGTGCTGAACCACCTCCCAAGCCCCTGAGGTCTTTGGAAGCACTCATGGTCGGCCCTCAAAGCTTAGGTTTGCTTTTTCAATTCTCAACCTGATGGGCAACTTTTTAAGCTGAATGGagtatattcagagttgccagccagcagGTGTCGCCACCGACTACGTCTttgggcccacgaagcttgaactattctttcagtTATCATAAATTACCcatgtttctctgggacttgtaacaattacacttcaatacaataagtgataccTGACGTTTTTGTtaaaatgtagttgatcattcttGTTGTTTaatttattggtaaatgagaaaaataaatgagatgcAAGGTTTTCTCATTAAAAATCTTTATTGCATGAAAGCCATGCAAAATCAAACAGAATTGgacgttatatatttttttattacatttgccAGTACCTGCTCTAGATGTATCAGTCTCACCTTTgacaaaatgtataaaaaatattattAGGGGATCAAGCAAGTCGacaacccccctacccccctaaaaaaaaaaaaaaaaaaaaaaaaaaaaagatacttgaACTAGGTTTGTGTCTCAGCGAGGTCCCTGACTTCCACTTCCAGAATGTTACACTCCACCCTCAACCGACTGCTGGTTGTTGTGTGGGGTGAacaagaccttgggtggacgcCTGCAACCACCAGGAGGGTGAACAGGTCAGAGGTGATGACGTTTAAGGCCAGACTTGAGGGCGGAGTGTAACACTGAAAGCCGAAGCCATTGTACCCCATGGAGATCAAACAATGGATGCTATGCTTTTTGTCCAGTTTCTTGACACCCTAATATGCACTAAAGAGTTCACAAAATCATGAGGAAGGCAAACTTAGCTGCCGTTGAAGTGAGGCTAAACCTCGAACGCCCTACTGAAAATGCAACATGGCAAAGTGATCATCAGTctttaatgaaaataattaatctTAACAAATATATCCATACCCAACATCACCTTTTAactgggaggggggaagagggtcgTCCTCCACAGAAAATGGTTATAAAGATGAACAGTTCAATAATATATATCAGAGAAATGTCAATCTCTGGCATGTGGTAGGTGTTTTAATAAATATTGTTGTTTAGGGTTAATTACCACAGTGCATGAGTACTGGTATGGTTAAGATTCATCTTAGATCTCTAAGGTTTTCAATAAGAGGTAATTTTCCACAATTTTGAGATTAGAAATTGAATCAGCACACATCAAGAATCAACTGGTCAAGTGATATTTTGAGATAAACAGATAAGTAATAATCCGGTAAACTTCGCCACTTCTGCGTTTCCTTCCTGCCTGtgctcttaaccctttccatccgtgacgcagacgtcggcgtcataGTAtgaaaagggtcaagaggaaatggaagaggattaaccctttccttgcacgTGGGatgggacgcgactatcccctcaggcacagtcaggcagcccaatggggggtctcttttaacctctgtatctcaaaaactattcatcacagctaaaaaccaaaaacaccattggaaagaggaggtccagatctataggagtcggttatgtatgcctctcttgcgaacgtacatgcacgttcatggagtgttgaatgttaacacttacgtcggtgcgtgcgggatgatcagccatattgagagaactgcggacatctctccttca
This DNA window, taken from Eriocheir sinensis breed Jianghai 21 chromosome 68, ASM2467909v1, whole genome shotgun sequence, encodes the following:
- the LOC126988273 gene encoding nuclear pore complex protein Nup153-like, translated to MASDGPGKYRERKNRASKPYERPKGIIRRVTDSVTGLFSTSWLSGWMGGEEEESAEPQPGPSQASTLAPPGESFIFAHPVTARRSFRPFYPEEGETDSNSQPTLGVNEGASTSSGVRISMSTTPTGGIAASSRSSQLNVEPSSSSLTGRRLPIVSSTPATMFTSRSKGQMEPRPLPLLTASTPACDDGSEVSESSADTGVDASVIPRPDERDYQREILQLDEESLQTLRESLTKPVPSSPMAQPATSLPSLEETRKRPRDMEPDHSSIRAEGSVSSKSLFSEAGDVSRGQPQPSALASKRPRFNVSIYGSPVLSEKSVLSDSAFKASPFYPGRTMYGGASAYRSRRLPVRGSHQISRAQVKPKAAPQTSDDGGLSQAARRILESLESMSTPISDAKRIPTPTPGQRGSFLDSSYTAAFHRHRPPLRPSAPPSSKLLTPSKVTVQDNLSSNLRPSTPQLPDSTRNKKSSGTGTKREESSQTASETRKTEQKEEKSSSENSVASLFSKAAAETSAKFLPSLQPAVSVTSTAPPQDVFKFGVSSSNSASMTFEFTPKPISTALAGDVSQSTKRVGKMKSKLVDSGRSSSKQGDEVLEEPNLTPVPLPLSSLPKISFMASPGGQGLQSSLYSSSPEGFKFSIPEIVDVQSASETLDNAPNFTFRNPTLIGQGITPSPKVAMPTSQPSLMFNSSSSSLLVPKLKTNPKKDVTSTEKLKEGSILDILKPKEKLSEKSLASSPNNDEKTVVSSKPFSMTNSDSTKSLLEQPVNSIVKKPDTLQGVQGFGSMFKKSSDEWECSVCMLRNQNTSVKCVACETQRPGQVASVPTKDAEGATKSSGSWAGNGAAWGDTFRKSASEWDCDMCMVRNKDSVSKCVACETPRPGAKSDTKSVPETTVDTKEKTNTLGFGSVFAKQKGEWECDTCLVRNKSDATKCISCETPKPGAANISEAITGNFKFGVNTTTSDSPSLAFTFKEKAVSSGFNFGVGAKTTQEEGKGVTGFKFGVPGEKSNALTVHSFGSSAESDQPKDKVASSSVGFSFGIQKVDTKAEIEETKKPLLFGGKSADSVESVTSTTPAFQFGTGTKTHVAFSFDSGSQEKAKEEQKANPSSSGEAKTGMSEDTKGFKRNEALFDGKDGGVEANTSKPAFTFNSVTTSNKGEEKSNATLASPFEVLAKRDPLPAAATTLTATATSTAALTVPFGATTGANTTSSGSVFAFGDKASTPNTFALSFSSPQPQANKEENKPAPAFSFSSKVDSSDTSEPAKKLSFSSPTFAPTINNGVSAPPSLFTFGSKENKLGSGSGFGSPPSSTPAFGAPAPSSNTTPAFQFGNSNPPARAATAPSAFGGPTPAFGSSVNSNSGFAFGQPSEKKSSTGFDFGQAASSTGPSFNFAAVQPPPNPGLFQFGQSQANNSSPGVFQFGTRNSEVQAPGAAFGNNENPFAPTPPSGRVMKKAVRRSRK